In Festucalex cinctus isolate MCC-2025b chromosome 21, RoL_Fcin_1.0, whole genome shotgun sequence, one genomic interval encodes:
- the rp1l1b gene encoding uncharacterized protein rp1l1b: MSTHKRTFQCFSAASHKHAAACRLPRIPHPDAAESAACYLCSECRRARALEALHSRVSPLCPYHHHRHRQRHHHHHQHQQHGRPSRPDEPPPRAKKVVLIKNSEPSLRKTVLLQRKGLRSFGLFLEEVSELMQYRVRRLYTLDGQKVENVQSIIHCPNVLVCVGREPSHPSILERFRKTAEDKLPKLNAKARLTGEEGQAVRSTRHSVSSDKSLPDGTESPDEDGGSVAPTADGPLDDDVEKQVRVNKDGSLSMKMKVRFRLDDDETLLWSTEVRKSSIKATEHPQELGSDRSCSGSENFSTGEPVETYVTRHHHRHAQCSRYPHCYNIWTNPAGTQGDSCGVQTSSSSASSYTVVSRKTVVQRSSEENSEQVVEQETCVEASETVEYCTILAGSCTMDNSEQKEEPGSAANGDHTSPSTTRPSSQSGKSGQEAIEGAEPDVSRKSSSASSDTKRSSKMKKSKKPYACHCGTSKDDTETNSEETGKVERQQGATSVKSNVSQNAEPEDGEEERSKSAMSAHSNTSTKCKPDVLEGDKRPQSQTSVKSEVESEQCQPDKDAAEERPLTSLSSKSKTSITSQGSAPVDEEKDVEEPAKEKDEAAVSETRTGQRTQSQTSVSKTPELCVLESDVDSQGESKLTEEVEERAPSVRSSVSNVSAGTQERSASAVSATSGKSKTSEVDDADVISEGASSNVDGCTEEVPVERPSSSMSVVSTTSEVRSRQSKTPVGVGGDTTEAAEDRPQSAIQSVKSTSSCQSKLSKAPDGEVNDECESEAGSNMSCNLEDGMEETLGSDQVKGNPSNCIQSEERSHSAMSGKTGKSESSAISIKSKASHQNGSNEELAERTASVISVKSKASKRSTKAEASEEEDIGEEANQRSPSCMSAKSAKSSVCSPSVKSERSDTSAKSKRSAKSSASVTESNDPENPANDVDTNERATSTISARSHISAKSNMSKCSADVPAEDKSHCSDEENEPTEERASSCTSAKSIQSHVSAERSPSALSAKSEKSRVSRKSAKSNVSQMSADKNIPDENVEEECDERAQSAMSAKTAKSTLSAISTASKVAADACDHTERAPSSRSVRSAKSNISATAVSVKDVISDHGNDSPLEEHSESISISSLSVQSSKSARSIRSKRSTEVRQPKSHASEASNVSEGVTEEVSSRTASKMSTKSAKSNKSKVSAEENPSHQDAVERALSNLSIRSAKSASVSDASREAELMSEHSTEMAEIENEERIPSGQSVTSDATTRTKESKLDRPAEETSECADNDKDQEQPEERPLQSQASGVIEDLSESCVTSERAVSSLSVKSAMSANSAKSKTSAHSPLYKAKETESEELDGTEERSASKESAISTRTNVSGSVSVGTCEVPSELNAANEEETTQRPLSTVSAKSSRSAKSAQSITSAKSKSSIAAHDNNDENMDRALSSTSGKSAKSRRSKSSATSKKSKAVGDVANIDDTEGRAKSVISLLSGASKSSLQPQTECGEEECEEVRTQSAMTNKSDPALKSRTSNISNSSRIEGIQETSGPLSIKSNKSSKSRKSEKDSSEAIEGTDERTKSAMSKVSAKSKNSGILVAAVEESEHRASTAMSSKSKASATSEALKRKSKESAKSAKSKKSGILVDEDNDNQPKPIPHICETSANGDVSSEHVPNGPKDAINVIGSDKKSDTQVMDGDDEALVPSNLPNASLTEVVNEWLNKIPADGELFDMEEFSGNAVDETNDNSAADNNINGLNEESGVSDNECQKTAEETKADNRRDTDSTIFHSSVQVMKVLLNPKLDRCNSLPEVSPSYGRKLSTSATGLFDCLAKLQLIDSDPKSANEKSERYKALMEILQSLWLSDPVENDRHSDKDFNQGSSSGIDVNSGSTGSGKSINGRNQPQTLADTQGKAQEVQQDKEAGGGEKAQMQEGNPNGDPSKNEMIRSNDSPRQLCDSPQSSNKSSGTGQRLERDNSSESPIQSSKQRSHDPDPVWVLSLLTKIEKQFMTHYVNAMSEFKDQWKIDDHEQLDSMISELRDEIQRRIQTSIDRELCKIKGRAGLPRPPKEAKSRPSTTQTDERRRRLRMKTKRSGKSDDSATSTIFSDQRGENEDDNCPCQSCIKKKMSREPQLPAEFMNIAPILMEFDLKRILQMRNDDQTQDFLVNSETKAAAATFVGQILDHALKEVAEDDLSDTEDVYAVSECKNEADNNLAEAMTENDPSKEDSECAVSGGDPEANAAEDEDEEPTVADMSQGEPEEDGAVDMSNETPVTSEDESDDESTVKDSNEGANLDENAMMTEEATEDEGAAEEATEAVTSQQESEEDEEGVDDKDEPSAASGNENDDPVTANKSNDDESANDEEKDEEGTDVATVEDADAPQEATITASDDDKTQEDEEGAGDGEENDDASTVKNWNEGASTDDEVSADDGEEAEDAAQGVATGASSEHESEADKEGAGEDKEGTPATVENENDEVDEGNEMASEVVPETTEDAQEASVVATSERESEEDEEEGIDGQEETPATSGAENEDAVTENQDAAENEMMSEEVSETAKDEDATQETISEKGDSERDGRVNSEEETPATSGAENEGVADTDEEAEEDAENVADTTTVEDAAQEVAVSATSEQESEDEEAGKADAEAQDAATSEPESEEDKDMKVSGEEETPATSGAENEEAAAEDHDAAEDGMMTKDIPEKINDEDAAQEAATSEPESEEDKELIVSGEEETHATSGDENEDAAEDEISEDISETTKDEDAAQETASNQGESERDEEGEVNGEEETPATSGAENEDVADTEQDAKDDKLSETDADTTAVEDAAEEAVLSANSEQASEEEGKVDGGEDTPATSGAENDDEVTENQDTAEDEIMSEEVSETAKDEDAEQEAATSEPESEEGKELKVSGEEETPATSGDENDDTAPENDAEDERNSDEPADTATAEDATGTAQSEHESEEDEIDGEEETPATSRDEPDATASKEDDDDDQTIVNDQTNLQTEEEEDVDASADGDKSTAENEAQGSDEELIEAGPGENAGDEHASESQEDNGDANENSEEAPTLTSDGGEDAEEDGVRAISNEGLDDDDTSKKETCEDVTTANTSEQEDEASDGAEDDGGDDIAEEGEDPNKEEAVQSVDEGADQESALSANESENISEDEDAIKKESEFEEPEAEAEELEEKDEEEATGDVSTEGCDEEEDGSNDAQVAEDDPGRASEEDEALNCEDDENEEPEVLINEGPDDVSGAENEEDHSEIEDNDQDEDVTLEASEKAEDEPEVTNDEGLENEIDLGAENEEINETGDDDQDENEKAEEETKVINDEGPDDVTELQAENEENTDASDEDQTNGNNDQDEDATNGDTMEEAEKEEEEPEVINDEGTDAVIDENNEIGDDDQGKDDKETSEKENDASEVTSNEAPDEVVEQGTETKETHKADEEEQPQEDDDQDDKETNVETFEASETEDQGPESSDQGESADGEDEAESDDGEDQDVKSEDHDFIPGKATNQERDTEAILERTTLRVNTTLNKAIAESEDGVYADGEDSDA, translated from the exons ATGTCCACGCACAAACGCACCTTCCAGTGCTTCAGCGCCGCTTCCCACAAGCACGCCGCCGCCTGCCGGCTCCCCCGCATCCCCCACCCCGACGCGGCGGAGTCGGCGGCTTGCTACCTGTGCTCCGAGTGCAGACGCGCCCGGGCCCTGGAGGCGCTGCACTCGCGAGTGTCGCCTCTGTGTCCCTACCATCATCACCGCCACCGTcagcgtcatcatcatcatcatcagcatcagCAGCACGGGAGGCCCAGCAGGCCCGACGAGCCCCCGCCTCGCGCCAAGAAGGTGGTCCTGATCAAGAACAGCGAGCCGTCCCTCAGGAAGACCGTCTTGCTGCAACGCAAGGGCCTGAGGAGCTTCGGGCTGTTCCTGGAGGAGGTCTCGGAGCTCATGCAGTACCGCGTCAGGAGGCTGTACACCCTGGACGGACAGAAG GTGGAAAATGTTCAAAGCATCATCCACTGTCCTAACGTTCTGGTCTGTGTGGGACGGGAGCCTTCCCATCCCTCCATCTTGGAGAGATTTCGTAAAACCGCCGAAGACAAGCTGCCAAAGCTGAATGCGAAGGCACGATTAACCGGCGAAGAAG GACAAGCAGTTCGATCGACGAGGCATTCGGTGTCTTCTGATAAATCACTTCCAGATGGAACGGAATCTCCAGATGAAGATGGGGGCTCTGTTGCCCCCACCGCAGACGGACCACTGGACGACGACGTAGAGAAACAAGTCCGTGTCAACAAAGATGGCAGCTTGTCCATGAAGATGAAAGTGCGCTTCCGGCTAGACGACGACGAAACCTTACTTTGGTCCACCGAAGTGAGAAAGTCCTCCATCAAGGCCACCGAGCACCCTCAGGAGCTAGGTAGCGACAGAAGCTGCTCGGGTTCTGAGAACTTTTCTACCGGCGAGCCAGTGGAGACGTATGTCACGAGGCACCACCACAGGCATGCACAGTGCTCTCGCTACCCTCACTGCTACAACATCTGGACAAACCCGGCAGGCACGCAGGGAGACAGTTGCGGCGTTCAGACGTCCAGCTCAAGTGCGTCCTCGTACACGGTAGTTTCCAGGAAGACCGTAGTTCAAAGGTCGAGCGAAGAAAACTCAGAACAAGTGGTGGAGCAAGAAACATGTGTTGAGGCCTCTGAAACTGTGGAGTACTGCACCATCCTCGCTGGGTCTTGCACAATGGACAACAGCGAGCAAAAAGAAGAACCTGGATCTGCTGCTAATGGCGACCACACCTCACCGAGTACAACAAGACCATCCTCACAGAGTGGAAAATCTGGTCAAGAGGCCATAGAAGGTGCTGAACCAGATGTGTCAAGGAAATCGTCATCAGCATCCAGTGACACAAAGCGTTCcagcaaaatgaaaaaatccaaaaagcCCTACGCATGTCACTGTGGAACATCTAAGGATGATACAGAAACAAACTCCGAAGAGACAGGCAAAGTGGAAAGACAGCAGGGTGCCACATCGGTGAAATCAAATGTCAGTCAGAATGCAGAACCTGAAGATGGAGAGGAGGAACGATCCAAAAGTGCCATGTCCGCTCATTCAAATACCTCAACAAAGTGTAAACCAGATGTCTTAGAGGGTGACAAAAGACCACAGAGTCAAACGTCAGTCAAGTCTGAGGTGGAAAGTGAACAGTGTCAACCAGATAAGGATGCTGCTGAAGAAAGGCCACTTACATCCCTGTCATCTAAATCCAAAACTTCAATCACATCACAGGGATCAGCTCCTGTAGATGAGGAAAAAGATGTGGAAGAACCTGCCAAAGAAAAAGATGAAGCGGCGGTAAGTGAGACCAGAACTGGACAGAGAACACAAAGCCAAACGTCGGTGTCAAAAACACCCGAATTATGTGTGCTTGAATCGGACGTGGACTCACAAGGTGAATCAAAATTGACTGAAGAGGTCGAAGAAAGAGCACCGAGTGTCCGGTCCTCCGTATCAAATGTGTCTGCAGGTACTCAAGAAAGATCAGCAAGTGCTGTGTCTGCAACATCTGGAAAGTCGAAAACCTCTGAAGTTGATGATGCAGATGTGATATCAGAGGGGGCCTCATCAAATGTTGATGGCTGCACCGAGGAGGTACCGGTGGAGAGACCTTCGAGTAGCATGTCGGTTGTATCCACTACATCAGAAGTAAGGTCAAGACAATCAAAAACCCCAGTCGGTGTTGGTGGAGATACCACAGAGGCAGCTGAAGATAGACCGCAAAGTGCAATCCAATCAGTAAAGTCGACAAGTTCTTGCCAATCGAAATTATCCAAAGCTCCAGATGGAGAAGTTAATGATGAGTGCGAAAGTGAAGCAGGGAGCAACATGTCATGTAATTTGGAAGACGGTATGGAGGAAACACTTGGTTCTGATCAAGTCAAGGGAAATCCTTCCAACTGCATTCAATCTGAAGAAAGGTCGCATAGTGCCATGTCAGGAAAAACAGGAAAGTCAGAATCTTCTGCAATATCCATCAAGTCTAAGGCTTCTCATCAAAATGGCAGCAATGAGGAATTAGCAGAAAGGACGGCAAGTGTCATCTCTGTTAAATCAAAGGCATCCAAAAGATCTACTAAAGCTGAAGCATCTGAGGAGGAAGATATTGGAGAAGAAGCAAACCAGAGATCACCAAGCTGCATGTCAGCTAAATCAGCTAAGTCGAGTGTTTGTTCACCAAGTGTGAAATCGGAGCGATCAGATACATCCGCCAAATCAAAACGGTCTGCTAAATCTAGTGCATCGGTTACAGAGTCAAATGATCCCGAGAATCCTGCGAATGATGTTGACACAAATGAGAGAGCAACGAGCACCATATCAGCCCGATCCCATATTTCTGCAAAGTCAAATATGTCCAAATGTTCTGCTGATGTTCCTGCAGAAGACAAGTCTCACTGTTCCGATGAAGAAAATGAGCCAACAGAAGAAAGGGCATCAAGCTGCACATCTGCTAAATCAATCCAATCACACGTTTCAGCAGAAAGATCACCCAGTGCTTTGTcagcaaaatctgaaaaatcgcGCGTTTCTCGAAAATCTGCGAAATCAAATGTCTCACAAATGAGCGCTGATAAAAATATTCCAGATGAAAATGTGGAAGAGGAATGTGATGAGAGAGCACAGAGTGCAATGTCTGCCAAAACGGCAAAGTCAACCCTTTCTGCGATCTCAACAGCATCAAAAGTTGCTGCCGATGCATGCGACCATACGGAGAGGGCACCAAGCAGCAGGTCGGTCCGATCTGCAAAGTCAAACATTTCAGCAACAGCTGTGTCCGTGAAAGACGTGATTTCTGATCACGGAAATGATTCCCCACTGGAGGAACACAGTGAGAGCATATCAATAAGCTCACTGTCCGTCCAATCAAGTAAATCAGCCCGATCCATTAGGTCGAAACGCTCAACTGAAGTTCGTCAGCCAAAGTCACATGCTTCAGAGGCATCTAATGTGTCTGAGGGCGTCACTGAAGAAGTCTCAAGCAGAACAGCGAGTAAAATGTCTACCAAATCTGCAAAGTCTAATAAATCCAAAGTCTCAGCGGAGGAAAATCCTTCCCATCAAGATGCCGTGGAAAGAGCTTTAAGCAACTTGTCAATTCGATCGGCAAAATCTGCAAGTGTATCTGATGCATCTAGAGAAGCTGAGCTGATGAGTGAACACAGCACAGAAATGGCAGAGATTGAAAATGAAGAAAGAATTCCTTCTGGGCAGTCGGTTACATCAGATGCAACGACGAGAACAAAAGAGTCCAAACTTGATAGACCAGCTGAAGAAACCTCTGAGTGTGCAGATAATGACAAAGACCAGGAGCAACCTGAAGAAAGACCACTGCAGTCACAGGCTTCCGGTGTCATAGAAGATCTGTCCGAAAGTTGTGTGACTTCAGAAAGAGCTGTTAGCTCCTTGTCTGTAAAGTCAGCTATGTCCGCAAACTCTGCAAAGTCAAAGACTTCGGCACATTCTCCATTATATAAAGCCAAGGAAACAGAATCAGAGGAGCTTGATGGAACTGAAGAGAGATCAGCAAGCAAAGAATCTGCCATATCAACCAGGACAAATGTATCTGGATCAGTCAGTGTAGGAACTTGTGAAGTTCCTTCAGAATTAAATGCTGCAAACGAAGAGGAAACAACACAGAGGCCGTTGAGCACGGTCTCAGCTAAATCGTCCAGATCTGCTAAATCAGCACAGTCTATTACTTCAGCAAAGTCAAAATCCTCTATTGCAGCGCATGATAACAATGATGAGAATATGGACAGAGCACTGAGCAGCACCTCTGGTAAATCAGCTAAATCCAGGAGGTCAAAATCCTCAGCAACATCCAAGAAGTCTAAAGCTGTTGGAGATGTTGCTAACATTGATGACACAGAGGGAAGAGCAAAGTCTGTGATCTCATTGTTGTCTGGAGCATCCAAATCATCTCTCCAACCTCAAACTGAATGTGGTGAAGAAGAATGTGAAGAGGTGAGAACACAGAGTGCAATGACAAACAAGTCTGATCCAGCTTTAAAGTCAAGGACATCGAATATATCCAATAGCAGCAGGATAGAAGGAATTCAGGAAACATCAGGtccattgtcaatcaaatcaaataagtCTTCAAAAAGCAGAAAGTCAGAAAAAGACTCCAGTGAAGCCATTGAAGGAACTGATGAAAGAACCAAAAGTGCAATGTCAAAAGTGTCTGCAAAATCCAAGAATTCAGGCATTCTTGTTGCCGCAGTTGAGGAATCAGAACATAGAGCATCGACAGCCATGTCATCCAAATCCAAAGCATCAGCAACATCGGAGGctctgaaaagaaaaagcaaagagTCAGCCAAATCTGCAAAATCCAAGAAAAGTGGTATTTTAGTGGATGAAGATAATGACAACCAACCAAAACCCATTCCTCACATTTGTGAGACTTCAGCTAATGGAGACGTGAGCTCTGAACACGTCCCAAATGGTCCTAAAGATGCAATCAATGTCATCGGGAGTGACAAAAAAAGTGACACGCAGGTGATGGATGGTGATGATGAAGCCCTTGTGCCATCAAATCTGCCAAATGCTTCCCTCACTGAAGTTGTCAATGAATGGCTTAATAAAATACCAGCCGATGGAGAACTGTTTGATATGGAGGAGTTCAGTGGCAACGCGGTAGACGAAACCAATGACAACTCTGCAGCGGACAATAATATAAATGGGCTAAATGAGGAGAGTGGCGTTTCGGACAATGAATGTCAGAAAACGGCAGAGGAAACAAAGGCAGATAATCGGCGAGATACTGACTCAACCATATTTCACTCATCTGTGCAGGTGATGAAAGTCCTTCTCAATCCAAAGCTAGACAGATGCAACAGTTTACCAGAGGTTTCTCCCTCCTATGGACGTAAACTTAGCACGTCAGCCACAGGTCTCTTTGATTGCCTTGCAAAACTGCAGTTAATAGACAGCGATCCTAAAAGTGCAAATGAAAAATCTGAACGATACAAAGCGCTCATGGAGATTCTTCAGTCTTTGTGGCTTTCTGATCCCGTAGAAAATGACCGACATTCTGACAAAGATTTTAATCAGGGATCATCTTCTGGCATAGATGTAAACAGTGGCTCAACAGGTTCTGGGAAGAGCATCAATGGTAGGAATCAACCACAAACCCTCGCAGATACACAAGGCAAAGCACAGGAAGTCCAACAGGATAAAGAGGCAGGGGGAGGAGAGAAAGCACAAAtgcaggagggaaacccaaacGGAGATCCGTCAAAAAATGAGATGATTAGAAGTAATGACAGTCCAAGACAACTGTGTGACAGCCCACAATCCTCAAACAAGAGCTCAGGCACTGGTCAGAGGCTTGAAAGAGACAACAGTTCTGAGAGTCCAATACAGTCTAGCAAACAACGATCTCATGACCCCGATCCTGTGTGGGTTCTTAGTTTACTAACCAAAATAGAAAAGCAGTTCATGACTCATTACGTCAACGCAATGAGCGAGTTTAAAGACCAGTGGAAAATAGATGATCACGAGCAGCTCGACAGCATGATAAGCGAACTTAGGGATGAGATCCAAAGGCGCATCCAAACGAGTATAGACAGAGAATTGTGTAAGATTAAAGGTCGGGCAGGCCTGCCGAGACCTCCCAAAGAAGCAAAGTCCAGACCTTCAACCACCCAGACCGACGAGAGGAGACGAAGGCTTAGGATGAAAACCAAACGCTCAGGAAAAAGTGACGATTCTGCGACTAGCACCATTTTCAGCGACCAGCGTGGTGAAAACGAGGATGACAACTGCCCATGCCAATCATGCATTAAGAAGAAAATGTCACGGGAACCTCAACTTCCTGCAGAATTTATGAATATTGCTCCTATTCTCATGGAGTTTGATCTGAAGAGGATTCTTCAGATGAGGAATGATGATCAAACACAGGATTTTCTGGTCAACAGTGAAacaaaagcagcagcagcaacatttGTTGGACAGATCCTTGATCATGCGCTGAAAGAAGTAGCGGAAGATGACCTAAGCGACACGGAGGATGTATATGCAGTTTCGGAATGCAAAAATGAAGCAGACAATAACCTTGCGGAAGCCATGACTGAAAATGACCCATCAAAAGAGGACAGTGAGTGTGCAGTCTCGGGTGGAGATCCTGAAGCCAATGCAgctgaggatgaagatgaggagcCCACTGTTGCAGATATGTCACAAGGGGAACCAGAAGAAGATGGCGCCGTTGATATGTCAAATGAAACACCTGTCACCAGTGAAGATGAGAGTGATGATGAATCTACTGTGAAGGACTCAAATGAGGGCGCAAATCTCGATGAAAATGCAATGATGACCGAGGAAGCCACAGAAGATGAAGGTGCAGCAGAAGAGGCTACAGAGGCAGTTACAAGTCAACAGGAATCCGAGGAAGATGAGGAAGGAGTTGATGATAAAGATGAGCCTTCTGCTGCAAGTGGCAATGAGAATGATGACCCAGTGACcgcaaataaatcaaatgatgACGAGTCTGCTAATGATGAAGAGAAGGATGAGGAAGGTACAGACGTTGCGACTGTTGAAGATGCAGATGCACCACAGGAGGCCACCATCACAGCTTCAGATGACGATAAAACCCAGGAAGATGAAGAAGGGGCAGGAGATGGTGAAGAGAATGACGATGCATCCACAGTGAAAAACTGGAATGagggagcaagtacagatgatGAGGTTTCTGCAGATGATGGTGAAGAAGCTGAAGATGCAGCACAAGGGGTCGCCACGGGAGCTTCAAGTGAACATGAATCTGAGGCTGATAAAGAAGGGGCAGGAGAAGACAAAGAAGGCACTCCTGCCACCGtcgaaaatgaaaatgatgagGTTGATGAGGGAAATGAGATGGCGAGTGAGGTGGTGCCTGAAACCACTGAAGATGCACAAGAGGCTTCTGTGGTGGCCACAAGTGAACGGGAATctgaggaagatgaggaagaaGGAATTGATGGTCAAGAGGAGACTCCTGCCACAAGTGGAGCTGAGAATGAGGATGCAGTCACTGAGAATCAGGATGCtgcagaaaatgaaatgatgagTGAAGAGGTTTCTGAAACCGCCAAAGATGAAGATGCAACTCAAGAGACAATCTCCGAAAAAGGTGATTCTGAGAGAGATGGAAGAGTAAATAGTGAAGAAGAGACTCCTGCCACAAGTGGAGCTGAGAATGAGGGTGTAGCTGATACAGATGAGGAAGCTGAAGAAGATGCTGAAAATGTTGCTGACACCACTACAGTTGAAGATGCAGCACAAGAGGTTGCTGTGTCGGCCACTAGTGAACAGGAATCCGAGGATGAGGAAGCCGGAAAAGCCGATGCTGAAGCACAAGACGCAGCCACAAGTGAACCTGAGTCAGAGGAGGACAAAGATATGAAAGTCAGTGGTGAAGAGGAGACTCCTGCCACAAGTGGAGCTGAGAATGAGGAAGCTGCTGCTGAAGATCACGATGCTGCAGAAGATGGGATGATGACTAAAGACATTCCTGAAAAGATCAACGACGAAGATGCAGCACAAGAAGCAGCCACAAGCGAACCTGAGTCAGAGGAGGACAAAGAACTTATAGTCAGTGGTGAAGAAGAAACGCATGCCACTAGTGGAGATGAGAATGAGGATGCTGCAGAAGATGAGATAAGTGAAGATATTTCTGAAACCACCAAAGATGAGGATGCAGCTCAAGAGACAGCCTCAAATCAAGGTGAATCTGAGAGAGATGAAGAAGGAGAAGTAAATGGTGAAGAAGAGACTCCTGCCACAAGTGGAGCTGAGAATGAGGATGTAGCTGATACAGAGCAGGATGCTAAAGATGACAAGTTGAGTGAAACTGATGCTGACACCACCGCAGTTGAAGATGCTGCAGAAGAGGCTGTCTTGTCGGCCAATAGTGAACAGGCATCTGAGGAAGAAGGAAAAGTCGATGGTGGCGAGGACACTCCTGCCACAAGCGGCGCTGAGAATGATGATGAAGTCACTGAGAATCAGGATACTGCAGAAGATGAGATAATGAGTGAAGAGGTTTCTGAAACAGCCAAAGATGAAGATGCAGAACAAGAGGCAGCTACAAGTGAACCTGAATCAGAGGAGGGCAAAGAACTGAAAGTCAGTGGTGAAGAGGAGACTCCTGCTACTAGTGGAGATGAAAATGATGACACAGCCCCTGAGAATGATGCAGAAGATGAAAGGAACAGTGATGAGCCTGCTGACACCGCCACAGCTGAAGATGCTACTGGGACAGCTCAGAGTGAACATGAATCTGAAGAAGATGAAATTGATGGGGAAGAGGAGACTCCTGCCACCAGTAGGGATGAACCTGATGCCACTGCTTCAAAAgaagatgacgatgatgatcaAACCATAGTGAATGACCAAACAAATTTGCAAACCGAAGAAGAAGAGGATGTTGATGCTTCTGCGGATGGAGACAAAAGCACAGCGGAGAATGAGGCTCAAGGCAGCGATGAGGAGCTCATTGAAGCAGGACCAGGTGAGAATGCAGGCGATGAACATGCAAGCGAAAGTCAAGAAGACAATGGGGATGCCAATGAAAATTCAGAAGAGGCTCCTACTCTAACAAGTGACGGTGGAGAAGATGCAGAGGAAGATGGGGTTAGGGCCATTAGCAACGAAGGTCTGGATGACGATGACACATCTAAAAAAGAGACATGTGAAGATGTCACCACAGCAAACACAAGCGAACAGGAAGACGAGGCTTCTGACGGCGCTGaggatgacggcggcgacgacaTTGCTGAGGAAGGTGAGGATCCCAACAAAGAGGAGGCAGTACAGTCCGTTGATGAAGGTGCCGATCAAGAGTCTGCATTGTCTGCAAATGAATCAGAGAACATCTCTGAAGATGAAGATGCAATTAAGAAAGAATCTGAGTTTGAAGAGCCTGAAGCAGAAGCCGAGGAACTTGAAGAAAAGGATGAAGAAGAAGCCACAGGTGATGTTTCCACAGAGGGATgtgatgaagaggaggatggAAGCAATGACGCACAGGTGGCTGAAGATGATCCAGGAAGAGCGTCAGAGGAAGATGAAGCCTTAAATTGTGAAGATGACGAAAATGAGGAGCCCGAGGTGCTGATCAATGAAGGTCCAGATGACGTGAGTGGGGCCGAAAATGAGGAGGACCACAGTGAAATAGAAGACAATGATCAAGATGAGGATGTCACTTTGGAAGCTTCTGAAAAAGCTGAGGACGAACCCGAGGTGACCAATGATGAAGGCCTGGAAAATGAGATTGATCTGGGAGCAGAAAACGAGGAAATCAACGAAACAGGAGATGATGATCAAGACGAAAATGAAAAAGCGGAAGAAGAAACCAAGGTGATCAATGACGAGGGTCCAGATGATGTGACAGAACTGCAGGCTGAAAACGAGGAAAACACTGATGCAAGTGATGAAGACCAAACAAATGGAAACAACGATCAAGATGAAGATGCAACAAATGGAGACACAATGGAAGAAGCtgaaaaagaggaggaagaacccGAGGTGATCAACGATGAAGGTACAGATGCTGTGATAGATGAAAACAACGAAATAGGAGACGATGATCAAGGCAAGGATGACAAGGAAACATCAGAAAAAGAGAATGACGCATCCGAGGTGACCAGTAACGAAGCTCCGGATGAGGTAGTTGAGCAGGGAACTGAAACCAAGGAAACCCACAAAGCAGACGAAGAAGAGCAACCACAAGAAGACGATGATCAAGATGACAAGGAAACAAACGTGGAAACTTTCGAGGCATCTGAAACAGAGGATCAAGGACCCGAATCCTCCGACCAGGGCGAGTCAGCCGACGGCGAAGATGAGGCGGAGTCCGATGATGGCGAGGACCAAGATGTGAAAAGCGAGGATCATGACTTCATTCCCGGCAAGGCGACCAATCAAGAACGTGATACAGAGGCCATCTTAGAAAGGACAACATTAAGGGTAAATACCACTTTGAATAAAGCGATTGCCGAGTCCGAGGACGGCGTCTATGCCGACGGCGAAGATTCAGATGCGTAA
- the LOC144010536 gene encoding uncharacterized protein LOC144010536 yields the protein MASGAVHLMGNLAPARHKRGALVFFPSLGGCRSGVPRHCILPAGASYVAPQDNLNNGVVHWSQAAGVSNQSAAYLSQPVTPPHRQIVTTPQRVSCRPDRDTRLATQNPPRHPTDCNLLLAVHYWCTAS from the exons ATGGCCTCGGGAGCCGTCCACTTGATGGGAAATTTAGCACCTGCTCGTCACAAAAGAGG ggccctTGTTTTCTTCCCAAGCCTTGGCGGATGCCGCTCGGGGGTCCCCAGACATTGCATCCTGCCTGCAGGAGCCTCCTACGTGGCCCCACAGGATAACCTCAACAACG gtgtggtgcattggagtcaagcagcaggtgtgtccaatcaatcagcagcctacttaagccagcctgTGACTCCACCACACCGCCAGATCGTCACAACTCCTCAACGAGTTT CCTGTCGTCCTGACCGTGACACACGTCTCGCCACCCAGAACCCGCCCCGGCACCCAACGGACTGCAACCTCCTTCTGGCCGTCCACTATT GGTGTACAGCCTCCTGA